The DNA segment ACCGAAACGTCGCGCAGCGTTATTCCCCAAAACCATCGCGATTTCATCTCGATGCGGTCCAATGCGACAATTGCCCCAACGTTCTTCCTCCGTCCTTTGGTTGCGGAGTTGCTCTGCAATCGCCATACGCCAGGGTTCTTCTGCTTCTTCTCCTTCTAGTCGGCTTCCAGGCTGATAGCGGAGTTGGAGGAGTTCTTTGCCACTGCTCAAATGCGATTGCCATCGCTGAGCAATCGGTTCCAAGCGATGTAACGCCCTGCGACGACGACGATGAATGCGTGTACTGATAAGTGCCATTTGAACGTCGAAGGCATCGAGAAGGCCATTGCGTTCTGATATACTTTGCCCATAGCTACGCCACAGCTGGTTCCTTTGTCTTAATAACCGGTTGTATCGGCTAATCAAATCTGCATAGATAGGTTCAATTTGTAAAACAATGCGGTCAAGCCATTGACGGCGTAGGGCAGGCTCACCACGAACAAGGTCAAGATCGAGTGCACTGAAGCTGATGCAGCTCAAGGGACCAACCAGATCGGCCTGTCGCTCTAGAATTTTACCGTTGCGCCGTGCTTGGCGACCACCGCTGCGACGCAATTTCAGTTCCAAGTGATCATCGTCACCCACATCAGCTTGAAGCAAGGCTACTTGGGCATTCCACTGTATGAGGTCACGATCTTGATTGCAGCGATGGGAGCGTAAGCTGCCAAGCAATTCTACTGCTTCTAGTAGATTCGACTTACCGATGCCATTAGGACCAATGATTAACAAACGTGACTCGGTCAATTTCAATTGCAAAACGGAGTAATTCCGGAACCCCCGCAATTGAAGTTTATTTAGCCGTATGGGTGATGAAGCGATGCTTGGGTAAGGTACCTCTCAAAGATGGGTCTGTTAGCCGATCTTCTACTACGGTTTTAAACCGATCAGTGGGCATGTAGCTCAGTTGGATAGAGCATCAGATTCCGGTTCTGAGGGGCGGGGGTTCGAGTCCCTCCATGCTCGTATTTTGTCGACTACGACCTAGTTTAATTTGAGTCCCATTGCGCGGATGCCATTCGGGTCAATCACAAAGCCATTAGACCGCAGGGCGCTAAGAGCAGCCGATGGTGCTAATACAGAAAAACTACATCCCGGAAGGTCCTGACGTAGAGTGTGAAGAGCCCGATGAACGAGTACAGCAAACAAATCTGGTTGATCAGGGCCTGGTCGCGCCGCAAGATTCCAAAGATTGGCATTAAGGGCTAAATCGCTTGTGGCTCGTACGAAACCGACCAGCTCTTCTCCGGCCTCCTCGATTATGCTGATTTGCCATAGGCTGCGCTCAAGGGCAAGGGGCCATCTTGCTTCGTCGTGAGTGGCTTCTTGGCATGCACGCAGCAACCGGTTGATAGAGGTTGGTGAGGGAGCCGTCGTTGTATCGAGCCTGTATCCGCTTGGGAGCTTTGGGGCTGCTGCTGGTTGTCGAAGGAAGGGGAGCAAGGTTCAGCCGGTGTTGCGCATACCAGCAGCAATGCCGTTCAATGTGAGCAGTGCCCCACGCAGAAGCTCACTGCGGCTGTAAGTACGGATACAAGTATCCCCTGTTGGTGCTCCTGGACTTTCGCTCATGGGTGGTTGACGGTTTTGATCCCGCAGTCGTTTCAGAAGGGCAACCTGGAGAAATCCCAGCGGGACGATCGTACGATTACGCAAGTCTATAGAGAGCTGTAGTTCTTGATCCGCCCCAAGTAATCGGGGTTGTCCGGTAATCTCTAAGACAAGTCTTCGTGTTAAGGAATACTCCTGGGCAATGATCCGGAAGATCGCTTCAAAAGCTTTGCGTTGTTCTAATTTCCCAAGGCTGTTCATATAGTGGTGGGCTAGGTCAAGATCCACTTTTGAGAGGGTCATCTCCACTTTGGAGATCAACATCCGGAAAAAGGGCCAACGCTGGTGCAATCGGCGTAGAAGATCTAGTTGGTCGGGGTCCGTTTTAACCTCTTCGGCTAGGGCTGTACCAAAGCCGAACCAACTTGGAAGCAGGAAGCGGCTCTGAGTCCAGCCGAATACCCAAGGAATAGCCCGCAAACTCGCAAGGTCCTTTGCTCCGGTTTTACGACGGGCTGGCCGGCTGGAAATCTGTAGCTTGCTGATCTCCTCAATCGGTGTTACCTGTTGGAAAAAAGCCACCAAGTCAGGGTTATCGTAGACCAAGGCGCGGTAGTGTTCACGTGAGCGTGCCGAAAGTCGATTCATCACTTGGTTCCAGCTTAGGGTCGCATCGAGCTGATTGGTTACTAAACTGTTCTGCACAACTGCTGTCGTAATAGTCTCGAGGTTATAGAGAGCGAGTTCCAGCAGACTGTACTTAGAAGCGAGTACCTCACCTTGTTCTGTGATCTTGATGCGGCCTTGCAGTGTGCCGCTGGGTTGGGCGAGGATGGCTTGATAAGCCGAACCGCCACCACGGCTCACCGAGCCACCGCGTCCATGGAATAACCTCAAGGCGATACCCTGCCGACTAGCTCGCTCCTGGAGTGCAATTTGAGCTTGGTGGATTTCCCAGTTACTCGATAGAAAGCCAGAATCTTTGTTGCTATCGGAGTAGCCGAGCATTAGCTCCTGTAAAGGCTGGCTCCGCATTCCCACCCTAGGCAAAAGATCCTTATAAAGGGATGTATTAAACAGCTCGTTCATAACGGCAGGAGCGTGCTGTAAATCCTCCACGGTTTCGAATAGTGGTACCACCAGAAGAGACGCTTTGCAAGCAGATGGATCCACCAAACCCGCTTCTTTCGCAAGTAGTAAAACCTCTAATAAATCGGAAGCCGTATGACTCATTGAGATCACGTAAGAGTGGCAAATCCGTTGGCCAAATTCCTCCTGAAGTCGACGCAACATGTGGAAGACGGCAATGATTTCTGCGGTAGTCTCAGACCAGTGAACTGCCGTTGGAATTAGAGGTCGTCGAGTACGAAGCTCCTCCAATAGCCAGGCCACTCGCATAGGCTCTTCCATATCGTTGTAGGGTTGTGGTAGCTCGAGGAAACGCGTGAGTTCGTCGATAGCGTTGCTGTGTCGAGTACTCTCCTGCCGAATATCAAGACTGGCTAGTGAAAAGCCGAAGATATGCACTTGATGAAGCAGAGTATCGAGTTGCTCACAAGACAGCCCAGTACTAATCAAACTATTGCGAATCAGTTCCAAATCATTTCTAAACTGATCGATTGAGGTGTAGTGCAGCGCTCCCAGCCTGGAAGGCCCGTCTGTTGGAATAGCATTCTTCGGGCTCTGCCATCCAGCATCTGAAAGCTGATCGTTACGTTTGAGAGTACGCTCCAATCGTTCCGAGATATAGCTTAGTTTGAGGCGATAGGGCTCAAGTCGGTAGCGAGTGGCTCTACGCTCATAGATTTCTGGGAAACGCAGCCGGTCCATCTCCAGTGATTCGAGCAAGGAGGGCGCCACCTGGCTCCACTGCATCGAGATACTTAGTTGATCACGTAAAGCTTGTACGGAGTTAATATACAGTTCGAGCATGAGCCGACGCTGATAGCAGGCAGTGCGCCAGGTAATGTCAGGTGTCACGGAGGGATTACCATCTCGGTCAGAGCCAACCCAAGATCCGAATGTACAGAACGACGTTTGCGGGACCTGTACGTCGGGGTAGTGACTGAGTAAGGCAGAAGTGAGTCGACGACGTAGCTGAGGCATTGCATCAAACAACACCTGTCGGAAGTAGTGAAGAGTCGAATCCACTTCGTTTAGTACCGTTGGTTTGAACTGATGGAGTTCATCAGTACGCCACCAAAGGCGGATTTCTTCTTCAAGTTGTTGGCGTAAACCGTCCTTAACTCGGTGCGCCAAGGGCGCATCAGACTGTAGTTGTTGAAGAAGGTTGGCCACCCGTCGCTGTTTGTGACGAACGGTGTGGCGAACAATTTCCGTAGGATGAGCCGTAAATACCAGTTTGATATCTAACTCCTGGAGTAGGGCTTCTATCTGAGCCGGCGGTACGTTCATGCGTCGCAAGCGCTCAAACAGCTCGCCGAATGTGGCCGGATCTGCCTGGTTTGCTAACGGTGGTGCAAATGGGTCAAAAACTTCCCTTTTTTCGCC comes from the Synechococcus sp. M16CYN genome and includes:
- a CDS encoding N-acetyltransferase gives rise to the protein MLPFLRQPAAAPKLPSGYRLDTTTAPSPTSINRLLRACQEATHDEARWPLALERSLWQISIIEEAGEELVGFVRATSDLALNANLWNLAARPGPDQPDLFAVLVHRALHTLRQDLPGCSFSVLAPSAALSALRSNGFVIDPNGIRAMGLKLN
- the ppc gene encoding phosphoenolpyruvate carboxylase, coding for MIMVNPEQHGIFMPEPTAHALRGKQPKRNRDSGVVSNAGRLLQNRLALVEDLWQTVLRSECPPDQSARLLRLKQLSDPVALEGRGGNSVSEAIIELIHAMDLSEAIAAARAFSLYFQLINILEQRIEEDSYLDSLSPQKPAKGEKREVFDPFAPPLANQADPATFGELFERLRRMNVPPAQIEALLQELDIKLVFTAHPTEIVRHTVRHKQRRVANLLQQLQSDAPLAHRVKDGLRQQLEEEIRLWWRTDELHQFKPTVLNEVDSTLHYFRQVLFDAMPQLRRRLTSALLSHYPDVQVPQTSFCTFGSWVGSDRDGNPSVTPDITWRTACYQRRLMLELYINSVQALRDQLSISMQWSQVAPSLLESLEMDRLRFPEIYERRATRYRLEPYRLKLSYISERLERTLKRNDQLSDAGWQSPKNAIPTDGPSRLGALHYTSIDQFRNDLELIRNSLISTGLSCEQLDTLLHQVHIFGFSLASLDIRQESTRHSNAIDELTRFLELPQPYNDMEEPMRVAWLLEELRTRRPLIPTAVHWSETTAEIIAVFHMLRRLQEEFGQRICHSYVISMSHTASDLLEVLLLAKEAGLVDPSACKASLLVVPLFETVEDLQHAPAVMNELFNTSLYKDLLPRVGMRSQPLQELMLGYSDSNKDSGFLSSNWEIHQAQIALQERASRQGIALRLFHGRGGSVSRGGGSAYQAILAQPSGTLQGRIKITEQGEVLASKYSLLELALYNLETITTAVVQNSLVTNQLDATLSWNQVMNRLSARSREHYRALVYDNPDLVAFFQQVTPIEEISKLQISSRPARRKTGAKDLASLRAIPWVFGWTQSRFLLPSWFGFGTALAEEVKTDPDQLDLLRRLHQRWPFFRMLISKVEMTLSKVDLDLAHHYMNSLGKLEQRKAFEAIFRIIAQEYSLTRRLVLEITGQPRLLGADQELQLSIDLRNRTIVPLGFLQVALLKRLRDQNRQPPMSESPGAPTGDTCIRTYSRSELLRGALLTLNGIAAGMRNTG
- the recF gene encoding DNA replication/repair protein RecF is translated as MRGFRNYSVLQLKLTESRLLIIGPNGIGKSNLLEAVELLGSLRSHRCNQDRDLIQWNAQVALLQADVGDDDHLELKLRRSGGRQARRNGKILERQADLVGPLSCISFSALDLDLVRGEPALRRQWLDRIVLQIEPIYADLISRYNRLLRQRNQLWRSYGQSISERNGLLDAFDVQMALISTRIHRRRRRALHRLEPIAQRWQSHLSSGKELLQLRYQPGSRLEGEEAEEPWRMAIAEQLRNQRTEEERWGNCRIGPHRDEIAMVLGNNAARRFGSAGQQRSLVLGLKLAELELLTELCKQPPLLLLDDVLAELDPIRQQLLLEAVGNDHQCLVSATHLDGFHGGWRQGAQIFGEKELRDGFNVG